In one Bacillus thuringiensis genomic region, the following are encoded:
- a CDS encoding glycosyltransferase family protein, whose product MSAADKTILFVTCINDRKLYANCVRHILQLLVPPGYIVQFMPIRNAKSMTSGYNQAISHPAKYKVYLHQDVFIINRAFLYGLLQLFEEHEHLGMIGMVGAQYVPPTGVWNEGRGIVGKVIGYMNDLFYMASLEQPYHESKTFIPVECIDGLLMATQYDVPWREDLFDGFDFYDVSQSFEFKKAGYTVGVPVQRDAWCIHYHFDVNMTNYEKYRKIFVEHYMADVNKEE is encoded by the coding sequence ATGAGTGCTGCAGACAAAACAATATTATTTGTTACATGTATAAATGATCGGAAATTGTATGCAAACTGCGTGCGACATATATTGCAATTGTTAGTACCTCCAGGGTATATTGTTCAATTTATGCCGATTCGAAATGCGAAAAGTATGACGAGTGGATACAATCAAGCTATTTCGCATCCAGCGAAGTATAAAGTGTATTTACATCAAGATGTTTTTATTATAAATAGAGCTTTTTTATATGGATTACTTCAATTATTTGAGGAACATGAACACCTTGGTATGATTGGGATGGTTGGAGCGCAATATGTTCCTCCAACTGGTGTATGGAACGAAGGGCGTGGAATTGTAGGAAAGGTCATTGGTTATATGAATGATTTGTTTTATATGGCAAGTTTAGAACAACCGTATCATGAATCAAAAACATTTATTCCTGTAGAATGTATTGACGGTTTATTAATGGCGACACAATATGATGTTCCGTGGCGAGAAGACTTATTTGACGGATTTGATTTTTATGATGTATCTCAATCATTTGAATTTAAAAAAGCAGGATATACAGTCGGTGTACCTGTACAGCGCGATGCTTGGTGCATCCATTATCATTTTGATGTGAATATGACGAACTATGAAAAGTATCGAAAAATATTTGTAGAACACTATATGGCAGATGTAAATAAGGAAGAATAA
- a CDS encoding class I SAM-dependent methyltransferase yields the protein MNREKSSLYEEKSEHYYNAANPNLLKHIKKEWKEVLDIGCSSGALGAAIKENGTRVSGIEAFPEAAEKAKEILDHVILGDIEKIDLPYEEGQFDCILFGDVLEHLFDPWAVIEKVKPYIKQNGVILASIPNVAHISVLAPLLAGNWTYTEYGLLDKTHIRFFTFNEMLRMFLKAGYVISKVDRVYVDHKMYEPLIEELYGICKKYRLGSGFMAETVVFQYIIEAEKSQL from the coding sequence TATTATAATGCAGCGAATCCGAATTTATTAAAGCATATAAAAAAGGAATGGAAAGAAGTTCTTGATATTGGTTGCTCGAGCGGTGCATTGGGAGCAGCTATTAAAGAAAACGGTACACGTGTATCAGGAATTGAGGCATTTCCAGAGGCTGCAGAAAAAGCGAAAGAAATACTAGATCATGTTATTTTAGGGGATATAGAAAAAATAGATCTTCCTTATGAGGAGGGGCAATTTGATTGCATCCTATTTGGAGATGTATTAGAGCATTTATTTGATCCATGGGCTGTGATTGAAAAGGTTAAGCCATATATAAAGCAAAATGGTGTGATTTTAGCAAGTATACCAAACGTTGCTCATATTTCAGTATTAGCGCCCTTACTTGCCGGAAATTGGACGTATACAGAATATGGTTTATTAGATAAAACACATATTCGTTTCTTTACATTTAATGAAATGCTAAGAATGTTTTTAAAAGCAGGATATGTTATTAGTAAAGTAGATCGTGTATATGTTGATCATAAAATGTATGAGCCGCTTATTGAGGAGTTGTATGGAATTTGTAAAAAATATCGTCTTGGAAGTGGCTTCATGGCTGAGACAGTTGTATTTCAGTATATTATTGAAGCTGAAAAATCACAATTATGA